The nucleotide sequence GATGTAGCCGAGGAACGTGGCCCGGGCGTTGGAGCCGAGCAGCCAGTCATGGCCGATGTAGACGTTCCAGCCGCGCTCGTAGACGAAAAGCCCCACGGCGGTCTGGCCAAGCTGCCGGGCCAGGGCCAGGCCTTGGCCGATGGCCTTGCCGGACTCGTCGAGGACGACCAGCACCCCGGTCACGGCAAGGTCCCCTTCTCATGCTCCAGGACCACGATGGGCTTGCCCTTCTTGAGTTCGTCGCCGGGTTTGGCCACGACCTTGATCACCTTGCCGCCGGCGGCGGACTTGATCTCGCGCACCACCAGCTTTTCCTCGACCTTGCCCTGGGTCCACTTCTTTTCCTTCACTTCAAAGGAATACAGCGGCTCGCCCTTTTTCACCATGCCCGACTCGACGGCGGCAATGGCCACGATCTTGCCGTCCATGGGCGCGCCGACAGTGACCGTGGGCACGATAAAGGCCATGTAGCACAGCACGAACACCACCAGACAGCCGACCAGCACGATGGCCGCCACATCCTCGTGGCGGTCGGACCGGAACACCGTCATCTTGCCGCTTTTTTTCACTTCTCCGGCCATATCATAAACTCCTTAGAAGGATGATTCCTTGCTGACGAAAAACATGATGACAAGCAGGGCCACGACATACTTGAGACAGCCGGCGGCCAGACCGACCTTGAGCGGCTTGCCGCCGGCGGTCTTGATCTCGCGGATGTCGATGTAGGCGCCCTGGCCGACCAGGCCGATGCCGAAGATCCAGGACATGACGTCGCGCATCATGTGCAGGGTGTTGGAACCCTCGGCCCCAAGCGCCCCAACCGACGACAGGAAGGTCATGCCGAAAAAGCCGATGACGAAAATGGGGAACTTGTCCTTGAGGATGCCGACCAGGGACAGATGCTCGGCCTGGGCCTCGGCGCGCCAGAACCACATGGTGATGAAAAAGACCACGAACGGGATGGAGATGACGCGCACCACGTTCCAGATCTCGCCATAAGCCACGGCCGTGCCCGGGGCGATGGTCGGGTTGAAGGCCAGGCAGGTGGCCAGCACTTGGCCGGAGTTGAGAATGCCCGTGCCGACCCAGGCCCCGAACTGGTAGTCGGACATTTGCAGCGCCTTGCCGACAAAGGGCGACACGAACATGGTCATAATGCCGAAACCAAGGATGGTGGCGATGACCAGGGCCACGTCGGACGGCTTGGCCTTGACCGCCGGCGAGGTGGCCACGGCGGCCGAAACGCCGCACACGCCGCAGGCTGCGGCCATGACGCCGATCAGCGAGCGGTCCATGCCCATGAGCCGGCCCAGGAACATCACGAAGAAGATGGTGCCGAAAACAAAGGTCATGATGAGCAGGATGGCGATGCCGCCGACCTTGGCCAGGCTCTGGATGGTGTAGAGCGAGCCCAGCATGATGACGCCGGACTTGATGAACAGGCGCGTGGTGCGAAAGCCCTCTTCAGCCCAGGCCGGAATCTTGCCGCCAAAAAGCAGGTTGCGGTAGAGCATGCCGACGATGATGGCCAAAAGGATGTAGTTGAGGCTCAGCACCTTGACCAGCCAGCCTTTCTGGCCAAACAGCACGGTATTGGCCATCCACGGCTCGACCCAGGTGCGCAGCACCCACAGCGTGCCGACCATCAGGGCCAGGCCCGGAAGGATGGCGGCGATTTTCCCGAAAATTCCCTTGTCTTCCATGATAAACCCCTCTGCTTATTTCACGATGAGCACGCTGCGCGTGGAGTATTCCGCCACCCGGGACGACACGCTGCCCATAAGCATGCGCAGCGCCCCGTGCTTGCCGGTGGAACCGACAATGATCAGATCGGCGTCAGCCTCGTCGGCCGCGTCCAGGATGCCGTCGGCCGGCCGGCCTTCCTTGACCACGAGTTCGGCCGTGATGCCCTTTTCCGTCAGTCTGGCCTGGACCTTACGCATGGCCCCGCCGGCTTCCTCGGTAAGGGACCGGGAGACCAGTTCGCAGCCTTCCGCGCCGATCTCCTCGCTCGACAGGCACAGGTCCGGCACGACGCTGACGACAACGAGCGAGCCGCCGAACTTGCCGGCGATCTCGGCGGCCGTATCCAGCGCCTTGTCCGCTTTGGGAGACCCGTCATGGGCTACGAGAATCTTCATGTTTCCCCTCCTTTGTGTAGGTGCTACGGCCATTTGCAAAGGCGGGGCCAAAACCTTCAAAGGTGGAACCACACGGTTTTCCATGACTTTTCTGAAAGGATCGGGCAACACCGCAAACTCCAGTTAGCACCCTGACGCCGCCGGGCCGCATTGCCTTTTTCCCGAACCGGCCCCACATTCCGCCAAGGAGCGGACATGAAAAGCCTCAAGCATCGTTTCCTCGTCGGCCTGTCGGTCAGCATGGCCGCCCTGGGCATCTTTTTCGCCGTGCTTTTGTCCATGAACCTGCGCGACCAGCTCGTCAGCGACACCGAGCACAAGGCTTCCCTGGTGCTGTCCCAGGTCGAGGCCGTGCAGGCCTACGTGCGCGAAGTCTTGCGCCCCTCCATGTACGACCTGCTGCCGCCCGACGCCTTTATCCTGGAAGCCATGTCCACCTCGTTCGTCACCCGCAAGGTCATGAGCGACCACAACGCCCTGGGCGACCAGTTCCGCTACCGCCGGGTGGCCGTGGGGGCGCGCAACCCCGATTACGAGGCCGACGCCTTTGAGCGCGGCGTCATGGCCCGCTTTGCCGCCGATCCGGAAGTGACGCGCATTGAGGAAATCACCGAGCGAAACGGCGAGGAAGTGTTCGTGGCCGCCCGGCCGGTGCGCTTCGAACCGTCGTGCCTGCGCTGCCACGGCGACCCGGCCGACGCGCCCAAGGCCCTTCTTGAGCGCTACGGCGACACGCGCGGGTTCTGGCGGCACTCCGGCGAACTCTTCGGTCTGGACATGGTCACCGTGCCCGTGGCCGGGGCGCTGGGCCAGATCAAGGGCACGACCATCAGCTTCCTGTCGCTTTTCGCCCTGGGGCTGGCCGCCTTCTATCTGACGTTGCAGGTCTTTTTCGACCGGCTGGTGGTGGTCAACCTGCGCCGGGCAACGGACGTGCTGCGCCGGTATTTTCCCAAGGAAGCCGGCGAGGCCCCCAAGGCCGCCGCCCCGGCCGCCGTGGAAGACGAGATCGAGGAAATCTACGCCGGTATCGACGCCATGGCTTCGCGCCTCAAGGAAGCCCGGGAGAACATTGAGGACCACGCCCAAAATCTTGAGCGCAAGGTGGCTGACCGCACCCTGGAGCTGGCCCGGGAAGCCGACGAGCGCCGCTCGGACGTGTCCCTGTTTGTGGAGCTTTTAAGCATCCTCAACTTCTCCCAGACCCGCTCCGAACTCTTAAGCGCCGCCCTGGCCCGGGTGGCCGGCCGGTTTGGCGCTTCCGGGGCGGCTTATGAGTGCGAATTTTCCGGCGGCGGCTCGGTCACCTGGCCCCCGGGCGCGGCCATCCCGCCGCCGCCGGCCGACTGGCGCGCCCTGCTCGCCGTGGGAGAGCTGGTCCTGGCCGACCATACGGCCCTTATTCCCGTGCGCACCACCGACGTCAGCCGGGGCTTACTCCGCCTCTATTTCCCCGAGGACGGCCCCGGCCCCGATCCCCAGGCCGAGGACCTCTACCGGGCCATCGGCCACCAGCTCGGCATTGCGCTGGAAAACCTCGACGCCATCAATTCGCTTTTGGCCCAAAACACCCTGCTCGCCTCCATCTTCGACGGCATCTCCGATCCGCTGGCGCTTATCGACAGCGCCTCGGGCATCATTCTGGCCAACGAACCGGCCCGGGAGCTGGCCCGGGCCCTGGAAGACCGCCCCGCCCGTCCCGGCGAAACGCCGCGCCTGCCGGCCCGGCTGGTGGGCGATCCCATACACACCGGCGACGCCGGCCCGGACGCGCCCGTGGCCACCACCGTGGCCCTGGACGGCGGCCGGTCCTTTGCCGTGGCCCGCTATCCCCTGGCCTCGCCGTCGGGGCATTCCCGACGCTTCGTGGTCTATGCCCGGGAAAACACCGCCGAACGGCGAATGCTTGAGCAGCTGCGCCAGACCGAAAAGCTCGTGGCCGTGGGCAAACTGGCCGCCGGGCTGGCCCATGAGATCAACAATCCGCTAGGGGTCATCGCCTGCTACGCCGAACTGCTGCGCCAATCCCTGGTCGATCCCCAGGCCCTGGACGATCTGGCCGTCATCGAACGCCACGCCGTCATGGCCAAGAAGGTGCTGCGCGACCTTCTCGACTTCGCCCGGCCCAGGCCGGCCAAGCCCGGTCCCTGCGACATCAAGGCGCTGCTCTCGGGTTTGGCCCGCATCTTCGAGGTCCAGGCTCAGTCGCGTCGTTCCAGCCTGCGCCTGGACGTGCCCGAGGGCATCCCCCTGGCCAAGGCCGACGCCGGCGCTTTGGAGCAGGTGCTCTCCAACCTGCTGCTAAACGCCCTGGACGCCGTCGAGCCGGGCCAGGGGCGCATCACCCTGGCCGCCGCCGCCTCCGAGGACGGCGGGCAAGTCAACCTCACCGTGGCCGACAACGGCCCCGGCATCCCGGCCGTTGACCTGCCCCACATCTTCGATCCGTTTTTCACCACCAAGGAAGCCGGGCGCGGCACGGGCCTGGGGCTGGCCGTGGCGTTCGGGCTCATGCGCGACATGGGCGGTACCATTGAAGCCCAAAACGACGGCGGCGCGGTCTTCACCCTGACCCTGCCCGCCTGCCACGGCCCTTGCCAGGAGGACGCCTCGTGAACGACCGCCCCCGCGTGCTCATCGTTGATGACCAGCCCGACTTCGCCAAGGGACTGGTGCGGCTGCTTACGCCCAAGCTCCCCAAGGCCGCCCTGTCCTGCGTACTCTCGGCCGAGGCCGCCCTGGACGATCTGGCCGGCGCGCCCTGCGACGTCATGGTCACGGACCTGCGGATGCCCGGGCTTTCCGGCCTGGAGCTGCTGCCCCGGGCCCTGGCCCTGCAACCTTCCCTTGGCGTGGTGCTGTTGACCGCCCACGGGGACATCGATTCGGCTGTGCTGGCGCTCAAGGCCGGGGCCTACGACTTCCTCACCAAGCCGGTGGATTCCGACCATCTGGCCCGGGTCATCGCCAAGGGGTTGGAGCGGGCGGAACTTTTGCGCGAAAACCGCCGGCTGCGGGCCGCCGTGGCCGCCTGCGGCGCGCAGGCCGGGATGCTTGGGGAATCGGCGGCCATGCGCCAGGTGAAGCAGACCATCGCGGCGGTTGCCGCCTCGGACTACACCGTG is from Solidesulfovibrio magneticus RS-1 and encodes:
- a CDS encoding biotin/lipoyl-binding protein, whose product is MAGEVKKSGKMTVFRSDRHEDVAAIVLVGCLVVFVLCYMAFIVPTVTVGAPMDGKIVAIAAVESGMVKKGEPLYSFEVKEKKWTQGKVEEKLVVREIKSAAGGKVIKVVAKPGDELKKGKPIVVLEHEKGTLP
- a CDS encoding YeiH family protein; the encoded protein is MEDKGIFGKIAAILPGLALMVGTLWVLRTWVEPWMANTVLFGQKGWLVKVLSLNYILLAIIVGMLYRNLLFGGKIPAWAEEGFRTTRLFIKSGVIMLGSLYTIQSLAKVGGIAILLIMTFVFGTIFFVMFLGRLMGMDRSLIGVMAAACGVCGVSAAVATSPAVKAKPSDVALVIATILGFGIMTMFVSPFVGKALQMSDYQFGAWVGTGILNSGQVLATCLAFNPTIAPGTAVAYGEIWNVVRVISIPFVVFFITMWFWRAEAQAEHLSLVGILKDKFPIFVIGFFGMTFLSSVGALGAEGSNTLHMMRDVMSWIFGIGLVGQGAYIDIREIKTAGGKPLKVGLAAGCLKYVVALLVIMFFVSKESSF
- a CDS encoding universal stress protein produces the protein MKILVAHDGSPKADKALDTAAEIAGKFGGSLVVVSVVPDLCLSSEEIGAEGCELVSRSLTEEAGGAMRKVQARLTEKGITAELVVKEGRPADGILDAADEADADLIIVGSTGKHGALRMLMGSVSSRVAEYSTRSVLIVK
- a CDS encoding c-type heme family protein, producing the protein MKSLKHRFLVGLSVSMAALGIFFAVLLSMNLRDQLVSDTEHKASLVLSQVEAVQAYVREVLRPSMYDLLPPDAFILEAMSTSFVTRKVMSDHNALGDQFRYRRVAVGARNPDYEADAFERGVMARFAADPEVTRIEEITERNGEEVFVAARPVRFEPSCLRCHGDPADAPKALLERYGDTRGFWRHSGELFGLDMVTVPVAGALGQIKGTTISFLSLFALGLAAFYLTLQVFFDRLVVVNLRRATDVLRRYFPKEAGEAPKAAAPAAVEDEIEEIYAGIDAMASRLKEARENIEDHAQNLERKVADRTLELAREADERRSDVSLFVELLSILNFSQTRSELLSAALARVAGRFGASGAAYECEFSGGGSVTWPPGAAIPPPPADWRALLAVGELVLADHTALIPVRTTDVSRGLLRLYFPEDGPGPDPQAEDLYRAIGHQLGIALENLDAINSLLAQNTLLASIFDGISDPLALIDSASGIILANEPARELARALEDRPARPGETPRLPARLVGDPIHTGDAGPDAPVATTVALDGGRSFAVARYPLASPSGHSRRFVVYARENTAERRMLEQLRQTEKLVAVGKLAAGLAHEINNPLGVIACYAELLRQSLVDPQALDDLAVIERHAVMAKKVLRDLLDFARPRPAKPGPCDIKALLSGLARIFEVQAQSRRSSLRLDVPEGIPLAKADAGALEQVLSNLLLNALDAVEPGQGRITLAAAASEDGGQVNLTVADNGPGIPAVDLPHIFDPFFTTKEAGRGTGLGLAVAFGLMRDMGGTIEAQNDGGAVFTLTLPACHGPCQEDAS